The following are encoded together in the Proteiniphilum saccharofermentans genome:
- a CDS encoding TonB-dependent receptor plug domain-containing protein: MNKKFFTGIFALLFTGTLLYAQDSAEQTYDLEEVVVTATRMGLPLKSVPQKVEIIDSKKITTVQADNAADLLKRTVNLDIIQYPGSSSAIGMRGFSPSAHNRNYTLVLIDGKPAGTTNLTSIPTDFIEMIEVVKGPYSVLYGSDAMGGVINIITRKPGDSRTGNISLSAGNFGQTNFNGYASGGISDNVSLALGFSRKAQDKDYRIGKKNLISLSEKEELILDKKSYGDIMTNSQYQINQFMGKLNIGFNDLWSADLSGIFVTSNDIEMPGNYWHSEGLTKKDFDRTNTSVDVRRNTFNNILLISPYYSVYNESNYDNNTDNAFINYKESVKQYGLKLSDTHTWGDFQLIGGIDLDALNVSSERFTDKMTQTDPYRPDHNSFASSVFVQGAYTKDNLFVNAGLRYSYTKFTLEADDFLGNEKKSNNYSNFNPSVGIKYFLTPILNIHASAGNAFYMPDAYKMAGQFEAGGMKYKGNEDLKAETSTSFDFGMNISNNEWLNLDVSYFHAFYKNKIVNETKFDETTNDMYFTFANATNGRMNGLELMFSSDIAKEFGSQNSLELYAGFTHMFNNKFDEIRGKGTPDEKTLTKDILYVRRNTGNFGITFDTNRGFVTRLNARYIGKRLEQDWMFAYDENWNPTSLRPDIKPEDYYTKGDYETTDQVLQHSAHLVFDYSAYYNVTPKARVGISVSNLLDENYTEKDGYNMPGRSIMGSFSYSF, from the coding sequence ATGAACAAGAAATTTTTCACCGGCATTTTTGCCTTGCTTTTCACTGGCACACTCCTCTATGCGCAGGATTCTGCCGAACAAACATATGACCTGGAGGAAGTAGTGGTCACCGCTACTCGTATGGGACTACCTTTAAAGAGCGTTCCACAGAAAGTGGAGATCATCGACAGTAAAAAAATAACCACCGTACAGGCTGACAATGCGGCCGACCTGCTTAAACGGACTGTCAACCTTGACATCATACAATATCCCGGCTCTTCATCGGCCATAGGTATGCGTGGGTTCAGCCCTTCCGCCCATAACCGCAACTACACATTGGTGTTGATCGATGGCAAACCGGCCGGGACAACCAATCTCACTTCTATCCCAACCGATTTTATCGAGATGATAGAAGTAGTGAAAGGCCCCTACTCAGTGCTCTATGGATCGGACGCAATGGGTGGCGTGATTAATATCATCACACGCAAACCCGGTGATAGCCGGACTGGCAATATCAGCCTTAGCGCCGGAAATTTCGGGCAGACCAACTTCAACGGATATGCATCGGGAGGCATTTCCGATAACGTTTCTTTAGCACTCGGCTTTTCAAGGAAAGCACAGGATAAAGATTATCGTATCGGGAAAAAGAATCTGATTTCTTTATCGGAAAAAGAGGAATTGATCCTCGACAAAAAATCGTATGGCGATATCATGACCAACAGCCAATACCAGATCAACCAATTCATGGGGAAATTGAATATTGGGTTCAATGACCTCTGGAGTGCCGATCTGTCAGGCATATTCGTCACTTCAAATGACATTGAAATGCCCGGTAACTATTGGCATTCTGAAGGATTGACCAAGAAAGACTTCGACCGGACCAATACCTCAGTCGATGTCCGTCGCAATACGTTCAATAACATATTGCTTATCTCCCCCTATTATTCTGTTTATAATGAGAGCAATTACGACAACAACACCGATAATGCATTTATCAACTACAAGGAGTCGGTCAAACAATATGGATTGAAGTTAAGCGATACACATACCTGGGGTGATTTCCAATTGATCGGAGGAATCGACCTGGATGCACTGAACGTCTCCTCCGAACGGTTTACAGATAAAATGACGCAGACGGATCCTTACCGTCCTGATCATAATAGCTTTGCTTCATCGGTATTTGTACAAGGAGCATACACAAAAGACAATCTATTTGTCAATGCCGGCCTACGCTATAGCTACACCAAATTCACACTGGAAGCAGATGATTTTCTCGGTAACGAAAAGAAAAGTAACAATTATTCCAACTTCAACCCTTCGGTCGGGATCAAATACTTCCTTACACCTATACTGAACATCCATGCCAGTGCAGGAAACGCTTTCTACATGCCCGACGCCTATAAGATGGCCGGACAATTCGAGGCGGGAGGCATGAAATACAAAGGAAATGAAGACCTGAAAGCTGAAACATCCACTTCATTCGATTTCGGGATGAACATATCCAATAATGAATGGTTGAATTTAGATGTGTCCTATTTTCACGCGTTTTATAAAAATAAGATCGTGAACGAGACAAAATTTGATGAAACAACCAACGACATGTACTTCACCTTTGCGAATGCCACAAATGGCCGCATGAACGGGCTGGAGCTTATGTTCTCATCCGATATCGCCAAAGAGTTTGGATCGCAAAATAGCCTGGAACTATATGCAGGTTTCACCCATATGTTCAATAACAAATTTGATGAAATAAGAGGAAAAGGCACACCTGATGAGAAGACGCTGACCAAAGATATACTCTACGTACGCCGCAATACAGGGAACTTCGGTATTACATTTGATACCAACCGCGGTTTTGTAACCCGGCTAAACGCACGCTATATCGGAAAACGGCTGGAACAGGACTGGATGTTTGCCTATGACGAAAATTGGAATCCTACCAGCCTTCGTCCCGATATAAAACCGGAAGATTACTACACCAAGGGCGATTATGAAACAACCGATCAGGTTCTTCAACATTCGGCACATCTGGTTTTTGATTATTCTGCTTACTATAATGTAACCCCGAAAGCACGTGTCGGGATATCAGTATCCAACCTGCTCGATGAAAATTACACCGAAAAAGACGGATACAATATGCCGGGACGTAGTATTATGGGGTCATTCAGCTATTCGTTCTGA
- a CDS encoding ABC transporter ATP-binding protein, translating into MPPFLDIQNLSCGYSSGFRVHDINLKLPEGSFAGIIGPNGSGKTTLFRGISGTLPLKEGNILLEGTDLSELTWREKAQKLAIVSQFSETAELSVEEYVLMGRLPYRQPFQFFDRKEDIEIAHHYMHLTNTYRLRHKSMTELSGGERQMANIACALSQHPRLLLLDEPTSHLDITHQMQFMNLIQRLNEEMKLSVMMILHDLSLAAEYCDFLLMMKNGTTFCQGAPEVVITYEHIENVYDTVVIVKTNPISGKPVVFPVSEQRLRNGKK; encoded by the coding sequence ATGCCTCCTTTTCTCGACATACAAAACCTCTCCTGCGGATATAGTAGCGGCTTCCGGGTACATGACATTAACCTGAAGCTCCCCGAAGGGTCGTTTGCGGGTATCATCGGGCCCAACGGATCCGGGAAAACCACACTGTTCAGGGGTATCTCAGGGACATTGCCGTTAAAAGAGGGAAATATCCTGCTTGAAGGAACTGACCTATCGGAACTCACATGGAGGGAAAAGGCGCAAAAACTCGCCATTGTCTCGCAATTCTCCGAAACAGCAGAACTATCGGTAGAAGAATATGTACTGATGGGACGTCTTCCCTACCGTCAACCATTCCAGTTCTTCGACAGGAAAGAAGATATCGAGATAGCACACCATTATATGCATCTGACCAATACCTATCGTCTGCGCCACAAATCGATGACGGAATTGAGTGGTGGTGAGCGACAAATGGCCAATATTGCCTGCGCCTTATCACAACACCCTCGCTTATTGTTACTCGACGAACCGACATCACACCTTGATATTACCCATCAGATGCAGTTCATGAACCTGATCCAACGACTGAACGAAGAGATGAAACTCAGTGTGATGATGATCTTACACGATCTCTCACTTGCTGCCGAGTATTGCGACTTCCTCCTGATGATGAAAAACGGGACAACCTTTTGCCAGGGAGCACCCGAAGTGGTGATTACCTATGAACATATCGAAAATGTATATGACACGGTAGTGATCGTAAAGACTAATCCCATATCAGGTAAACCGGTAGTCTTTCCCGTATCTGAACAGAGGTTACGCAATGGAAAAAAATAA
- a CDS encoding FecCD family ABC transporter permease — translation MGQKQWVWGIYVLLLLVGLSAVSLLSLGTGEISIRISDLPGILSEKESMEYGVLAYIRIPQTLLGLTIGGSLSLAGAILQGIYRNPLVEPYTLGISGGASLGITFAIVAGLHLLNILFLPLAGFLGAFATIFLVYTLSLGRGGLSVNRMLLTGVMISFIASSLMMFLMSITSSDNIHGIVFWMMGSLNETNSTLITVMIALSLFCLIISYLFVMPLNALRLGEEKAKHLGFNANSVIRILFVITSLLTGACIAVAGVIGFVGLVIPHIVRLWVGTDYRILLISSFLSGGIFLILCDVIARTIISPNELPIGVITGIVGGIVFIMLLSNSRRKELRRYDD, via the coding sequence ATGGGACAAAAACAATGGGTTTGGGGTATATATGTCTTACTGCTTTTGGTGGGATTATCAGCTGTCTCCCTTCTATCCCTGGGAACAGGAGAGATTTCGATTCGAATCAGCGACCTGCCTGGCATTCTTTCTGAAAAGGAGAGTATGGAATACGGTGTATTGGCATATATCCGTATTCCCCAAACATTGCTCGGGCTAACCATTGGCGGAAGCCTCAGCCTGGCAGGTGCCATATTACAAGGAATTTACCGTAATCCGTTAGTAGAACCTTATACACTTGGCATCTCCGGTGGTGCATCGCTAGGTATCACCTTTGCAATTGTTGCCGGACTCCATCTGCTTAATATCCTATTTCTGCCGTTAGCCGGTTTCCTCGGTGCTTTCGCAACCATCTTCCTGGTATATACCCTCAGCCTCGGAAGGGGTGGGCTCAGTGTCAACCGGATGCTACTGACCGGGGTGATGATTAGCTTCATCGCCTCTTCTTTGATGATGTTCCTTATGTCGATCACTTCTTCGGACAATATCCATGGTATTGTTTTCTGGATGATGGGATCGCTCAATGAAACAAACAGCACCTTGATCACAGTAATGATCGCTCTTTCACTCTTCTGCCTGATCATATCATACCTGTTCGTAATGCCGCTTAATGCTCTCCGACTGGGAGAAGAAAAGGCCAAACACTTAGGGTTTAACGCAAACAGCGTAATCCGCATCCTGTTCGTCATCACATCGCTGCTTACCGGAGCATGTATTGCCGTGGCAGGTGTCATCGGATTCGTCGGACTGGTTATCCCGCACATTGTTCGCCTGTGGGTAGGTACCGATTACCGCATATTGCTTATCTCTTCTTTTCTGAGCGGCGGCATATTCCTGATCCTGTGCGATGTAATTGCACGTACTATCATCTCGCCCAACGAGCTGCCTATCGGAGTAATTACCGGTATTGTCGGCGGCATAGTGTTTATCATGTTATTGAGTAATTCGAGACGGAAAGAACTCAGACGATATGATGATTAG
- a CDS encoding cob(I)yrinic acid a,c-diamide adenosyltransferase, translating into MKKLGLIHIYTGDGKGKTTSAVGLAVRALGSGFKVCYCSFHKRPEKYGYAEMESLKKLGATVLNFAKGHPHLDKSIDGEQIKKEVPEAIEILREKVASEHYDLLIMDEILISVRDQYLDESVLLDFIKSKPANMELVMTGRAATDNIMELADYVTFCKKLKHPYDRKIRSRKGIEY; encoded by the coding sequence ATGAAAAAATTAGGATTAATACATATATACACCGGTGACGGGAAAGGAAAGACGACTTCGGCTGTAGGTCTGGCCGTACGTGCTTTGGGTAGCGGATTCAAGGTATGTTACTGTTCTTTCCACAAACGTCCCGAAAAATACGGTTATGCAGAAATGGAAAGCCTCAAAAAACTCGGTGCAACCGTACTGAATTTTGCCAAAGGACACCCACATCTTGATAAGAGCATCGACGGCGAACAAATCAAGAAGGAAGTTCCGGAAGCCATCGAAATCCTTAGAGAGAAAGTGGCCTCCGAGCATTACGATCTCCTTATCATGGACGAGATTCTTATTTCGGTACGCGATCAATATCTGGATGAATCGGTACTCCTTGATTTTATAAAATCCAAACCGGCCAATATGGAACTTGTAATGACAGGTAGGGCTGCCACGGATAACATAATGGAACTCGCCGATTACGTTACGTTCTGTAAGAAACTGAAACATCCTTACGACCGTAAGATACGGAGCCGGAAAGGAATTGAATATTAA
- a CDS encoding ABC transporter substrate-binding protein, giving the protein MKKIFLFLFVLVTFAVQGQPYTRIVSLAPSFTQSLYYLEAQDNLIGCTSYCVAAKGDNKEIVSSAVKANVEKIISLKPDLVLASGLTNPKDIELLKKFGIKVEIIHSPQSFREICNQFIHMGELVGKTEKANRLVEESEQTIKKIVERNKQKTKRKMFFQIGANPLFAVTPNTFMDDYMTLLGIENISKNLIQGAVSREFVIAHNPDYIFIATMGIVGEEELRTWKRYSSLKATRNNQIHIIDSDIACQPTPITFVQTMELMDRLMSEK; this is encoded by the coding sequence ATGAAAAAAATATTTCTGTTTCTGTTTGTCCTCGTGACATTCGCTGTGCAAGGGCAGCCATATACACGTATCGTGTCACTGGCTCCCTCGTTCACTCAAAGCCTTTATTACCTGGAAGCACAGGATAACCTGATAGGTTGTACAAGCTATTGTGTGGCGGCTAAAGGTGACAACAAAGAGATCGTATCTTCAGCAGTGAAAGCAAACGTAGAAAAGATCATCAGCCTGAAACCCGACCTGGTATTGGCTTCCGGATTGACCAATCCAAAAGATATCGAATTATTGAAGAAATTTGGCATAAAAGTAGAGATTATTCACTCTCCACAATCTTTCCGGGAAATCTGCAACCAGTTTATACACATGGGTGAACTGGTAGGCAAGACTGAAAAAGCCAACAGGCTGGTAGAAGAAAGCGAGCAGACAATCAAGAAAATAGTAGAAAGGAACAAACAAAAGACAAAACGGAAGATGTTCTTCCAAATCGGAGCCAACCCGTTGTTCGCGGTTACCCCCAATACGTTTATGGATGATTATATGACATTACTTGGCATTGAAAATATTTCCAAAAACCTGATACAGGGTGCAGTCTCACGAGAATTTGTCATTGCCCATAATCCCGATTATATTTTCATCGCCACTATGGGCATTGTAGGGGAAGAAGAACTGAGAACATGGAAAAGGTACTCCAGCTTGAAAGCAACCCGGAACAACCAGATACATATAATTGATTCCGATATTGCCTGCCAGCCGACTCCCATCACTTTTGTACAGACAATGGAATTAATGGACCGGTTAATGAGTGAAAAATGA
- a CDS encoding co-chaperone GroES, with amino-acid sequence MNIKPLADRVLVKPAAAEEKTVSGIIIPDTAKEKPLKGEVVAVGKGTKDEEMVVKEGDKVLYGKYAGTEIEIDGVQHLIMRQSDILGIIG; translated from the coding sequence ATGAATATTAAACCATTGGCAGACAGAGTGCTGGTAAAACCGGCAGCTGCAGAAGAGAAGACAGTGAGTGGAATCATCATTCCCGATACGGCAAAGGAAAAACCGCTGAAAGGCGAAGTAGTAGCTGTGGGAAAAGGTACAAAAGACGAAGAAATGGTTGTCAAAGAAGGCGACAAAGTGCTTTATGGGAAATATGCAGGCACTGAAATTGAAATCGATGGAGTGCAACACCTGATCATGCGTCAGTCTGACATTTTAGGGATCATCGGATAA
- the groL gene encoding chaperonin GroEL (60 kDa chaperone family; promotes refolding of misfolded polypeptides especially under stressful conditions; forms two stacked rings of heptamers to form a barrel-shaped 14mer; ends can be capped by GroES; misfolded proteins enter the barrel where they are refolded when GroES binds) has product MAKEIKFNMDARDLLKKGVDELADAVKVTLGPKGRNVIIDKKYGAPQITKDGVTVAKEIELDDAFQNMGAQLVREVASKTNDDAGDGTTTATVLAQSIIGVGLKNVTAGANPMDLKRGIDKAVATVVENLKSQAVEVGNDLKKIENVAKISANGDETIGKLIAEAMQKVSKEGVITVEESKGTDTYVDVVEGMQFDRGYISPYFVTDTEAMEVDFENPLILIHDKKISAIKELLPILEKGIQTGKPLLIIAEDIDSEALTTLVVNRLRGSLKVAAVKAPGFGDRRKEMLEDIAILTGGVVISEEKGLTLENASLDMLGSAEKVTIDKDTTTIVNGVGEKEAINNRIGQIRAQIEKTTSDYDREKLQERLAKLAGGVAVLYVGAPSEVEMKEKKDRVQDALSATRAAVEEGTVPGGGVAYVRAIEALEGLKGENEDETTGVEIVKRAIEEPLRQIVSNAGKEGAVVVQKVREGKADFGYNARTDQYENLYETGVIDPAKVTRVALENAASIAGMFLTTECVITDKKEENPAPMPPMGGGGMGGMM; this is encoded by the coding sequence ATGGCTAAAGAAATTAAATTTAACATGGATGCCCGCGACCTTCTGAAAAAGGGCGTGGACGAATTGGCGGATGCCGTTAAAGTTACACTCGGCCCCAAAGGTAGAAATGTAATTATTGATAAAAAATATGGTGCTCCCCAGATCACTAAGGACGGTGTGACAGTAGCAAAAGAGATCGAACTGGATGATGCTTTCCAGAATATGGGAGCGCAGCTGGTGAGAGAAGTCGCTTCTAAAACCAATGACGATGCCGGAGACGGAACAACTACTGCTACTGTTTTGGCCCAGTCTATTATTGGTGTGGGACTCAAAAACGTGACTGCAGGCGCCAATCCTATGGACCTGAAACGTGGTATCGACAAAGCTGTGGCTACTGTAGTGGAGAACCTGAAAAGCCAGGCTGTTGAAGTAGGTAATGACCTGAAAAAAATTGAAAACGTTGCCAAAATCTCTGCAAACGGTGATGAAACCATTGGTAAACTGATTGCCGAAGCCATGCAGAAAGTAAGCAAAGAAGGCGTGATCACCGTGGAAGAGTCGAAAGGTACCGACACTTATGTAGACGTGGTGGAAGGTATGCAGTTCGACCGCGGATATATTTCTCCCTATTTTGTGACCGACACGGAAGCGATGGAGGTGGATTTTGAAAATCCGCTCATCCTTATCCATGATAAAAAGATCTCTGCTATTAAAGAACTTCTTCCCATCCTGGAAAAAGGGATCCAAACCGGAAAACCGCTGTTGATCATTGCTGAAGATATCGACTCTGAAGCGCTTACAACATTGGTGGTAAACCGTCTGCGCGGATCATTGAAGGTGGCTGCGGTAAAAGCGCCCGGATTTGGAGACCGCAGAAAAGAGATGTTGGAAGACATTGCTATCCTGACCGGTGGTGTGGTGATCTCCGAAGAAAAAGGTCTTACTTTGGAAAACGCTTCACTCGATATGCTGGGTAGCGCTGAAAAAGTGACGATCGACAAAGATACCACTACCATTGTGAATGGTGTGGGCGAAAAAGAAGCCATCAACAACCGTATCGGGCAGATCCGTGCACAGATCGAGAAAACCACATCCGATTACGATCGTGAAAAACTGCAGGAACGCTTGGCTAAACTGGCCGGCGGTGTAGCAGTGCTTTACGTGGGTGCACCTTCCGAAGTGGAGATGAAAGAGAAGAAAGACCGTGTACAGGATGCCTTGTCAGCTACCCGTGCTGCCGTAGAAGAAGGAACCGTTCCCGGTGGTGGTGTGGCTTATGTGCGTGCTATTGAAGCCCTCGAAGGCCTGAAAGGCGAGAACGAAGATGAAACCACCGGTGTCGAGATTGTGAAACGCGCTATCGAGGAGCCGCTTCGCCAAATAGTATCGAATGCCGGAAAAGAAGGTGCCGTAGTTGTACAGAAAGTGCGTGAAGGCAAAGCCGATTTTGGTTACAATGCCCGCACCGACCAGTACGAAAATCTCTACGAGACAGGTGTGATCGATCCGGCGAAAGTGACCCGTGTTGCTTTGGAAAATGCAGCTTCTATTGCCGGTATGTTTCTCACAACCGAGTGTGTGATCACCGATAAGAAAGAAGAAAATCCGGCTCCAATGCCTCCGATGGGCGGCGGTGGAATGGGAGGCATGATGTAA
- a CDS encoding TonB-dependent receptor yields the protein MVKKLKFLSVALTLMMATVMQAQVTTSSMSGRVTDADGAVIGATVIATHQPSGTTYGTVTNMEGRYNLNGMRVGGPYTVEISYIGYGDNIAENITLSLGENYVHNVVLVEETVTLSEVTVTAQRTRFTAEKTGAATNINNQQLSTMPTINRSVQDITRLSPYAGTGLSFSGGDGRSTNFTVDGANFNNNFGLSSNLPGGGNPISLDAFEELQVVVTPFDVRQTNFIGGGVNAITKSGTNTFRGSAYTYFTNQDLQGSRIGDTFLERAKESTTTYGATFGGPIIKNKLFFFVNAEMEKRPGQVVYWRPSENGIADEKKQLSRASVTDMERVRNHLIENYGYDPGSYNDYPGDESNMKLLARLDWNINNQNKLSFRYNYTKNQAWNPTNGNSTDAGLRNRNMDRISQYGMAFSNSLYTMDNIINGFSLDLNSRFSDNLSNQFLVTYTKIKDMRGSPSDPFPFIDILVGRDENNVPIVEPYISAGYELFTWNNGVNNNKFSVTDNLTYYLNNHKITAGLNYEYQMANNSYMRNGTGYYRYASVEDFLNQAAPIDFALDYGYDGEKNPTAQVAFHQIGAYAQDEWNLSPSFKLTYGLRADYISYVDNLIRNNAIYDLDFNGKKIDTGKWPTPKVQFSPRVGFTWDVKEDKSFVVRGGTGIFTGRLPLVFFTNMPTQGGMVKGIFTAKTTYANGVSSSDPILASLSGKMITNIDEMISKLNMQNTISPEDGALQTSIAGVDPDFKMPQVWKSSLAVDYQLPTSFPFTVTLEGIYTKKLNDVMLVNYNMKDPDDSWQRFKGADDRYIYPAVANRYYNYHNNNPIEALVLSNNSEGWGAIGNITLTAQPVKDLNLMAAYTYTESKEISGMPGSSAGSAYGGLIAIDGPHLPTLQRSQYVTPHRVVSSISYRIPWENNILLSNTTLNLFYTGYSYSGYSYTYKGDMNGDGYAADLIYIPSGKGDIKFASAEDETAFFAFMEQDKYLKANKGKYAGANAVLAPWLHRFDFRIAREFYVNVGQSRNSLELSLDFLNVGNLLKSTWGVMKNMSSSNGGQILERVSTENDNTPVFSMVKIKDADGNDVYPTQTFTTNYSLDQTWQLQVGVRYKFN from the coding sequence ATGGTAAAGAAATTGAAGTTTTTATCTGTAGCTCTTACTTTAATGATGGCTACTGTGATGCAGGCCCAGGTGACTACCTCCAGTATGAGCGGACGTGTTACAGATGCTGACGGAGCTGTGATCGGTGCAACGGTGATTGCTACACACCAACCTTCAGGAACGACTTACGGGACGGTTACCAATATGGAGGGCCGTTATAATTTGAACGGTATGCGCGTTGGAGGCCCATACACGGTAGAGATTTCCTACATTGGTTATGGAGATAATATTGCTGAAAATATTACCCTGAGTCTGGGTGAGAATTATGTGCACAATGTGGTTCTGGTTGAAGAAACGGTAACATTAAGCGAGGTGACGGTAACCGCGCAACGTACCCGGTTTACCGCGGAAAAAACAGGAGCTGCGACAAATATCAATAACCAGCAACTTTCCACTATGCCGACTATTAACAGGAGTGTGCAGGATATTACTCGGTTATCCCCTTATGCCGGTACAGGTCTCAGTTTTAGTGGAGGGGACGGTCGTTCTACCAACTTCACGGTAGACGGAGCCAATTTCAATAACAACTTCGGATTATCGAGTAATCTGCCAGGGGGGGGTAATCCTATCTCATTGGATGCGTTTGAAGAGCTTCAGGTTGTGGTCACACCATTTGACGTGCGTCAAACAAATTTTATTGGTGGAGGAGTCAATGCCATAACTAAGTCAGGAACTAATACATTTAGAGGTTCTGCCTATACTTATTTTACTAACCAGGATTTACAGGGAAGTCGAATAGGTGACACCTTTCTCGAACGAGCGAAGGAATCCACAACTACGTATGGTGCAACATTTGGCGGGCCGATCATAAAGAATAAATTGTTCTTTTTTGTGAATGCCGAAATGGAAAAACGGCCGGGACAGGTTGTTTACTGGCGTCCTTCCGAGAACGGTATTGCTGATGAGAAAAAACAATTATCGCGTGCCAGTGTGACGGATATGGAACGAGTAAGAAACCACTTGATAGAAAATTACGGCTATGATCCGGGATCCTATAATGATTATCCGGGTGATGAAAGCAATATGAAACTTCTTGCGCGGTTGGATTGGAATATCAATAACCAAAACAAATTAAGTTTCCGTTATAACTATACAAAAAATCAGGCATGGAATCCTACGAATGGAAATTCAACTGATGCCGGTCTTCGTAACAGAAATATGGATCGTATTTCACAATACGGTATGGCTTTTTCCAATTCGCTTTATACAATGGATAATATTATAAACGGTTTCTCTCTGGATTTGAACAGCCGTTTCAGTGATAATTTATCGAACCAGTTTTTGGTAACTTATACCAAAATTAAAGATATGCGTGGTTCACCTTCAGACCCCTTCCCCTTCATCGATATTTTGGTGGGACGCGACGAAAATAATGTGCCAATTGTGGAACCGTATATCTCCGCAGGTTATGAGCTTTTTACTTGGAATAATGGGGTTAATAACAATAAGTTTAGCGTTACAGATAATCTGACTTATTACTTGAACAACCATAAAATCACGGCAGGCCTCAATTATGAGTATCAAATGGCGAATAACTCATATATGCGTAACGGTACCGGATATTACCGCTATGCCAGCGTTGAAGACTTTTTGAATCAGGCTGCTCCGATTGACTTTGCGTTAGACTATGGATATGACGGAGAGAAAAATCCTACCGCTCAGGTTGCGTTCCATCAAATCGGTGCATATGCACAAGATGAATGGAATCTATCCCCTTCGTTTAAACTTACTTACGGTTTGCGGGCTGATTATATTTCATATGTAGATAATCTAATTCGTAATAATGCCATTTACGATCTTGATTTCAACGGAAAGAAAATTGATACGGGGAAATGGCCTACTCCTAAGGTGCAATTTTCTCCCAGAGTCGGATTTACCTGGGATGTAAAAGAGGATAAATCATTTGTAGTTCGCGGGGGAACAGGTATCTTTACTGGCCGTCTGCCCTTGGTATTCTTTACGAATATGCCTACACAGGGAGGCATGGTAAAAGGTATCTTCACTGCGAAGACTACTTATGCAAATGGGGTAAGTTCGTCAGATCCCATACTGGCTTCTTTGTCTGGAAAAATGATTACGAACATTGATGAAATGATCAGTAAATTGAATATGCAAAATACTATCTCTCCAGAAGATGGTGCTCTTCAGACTTCTATTGCCGGAGTAGATCCAGATTTCAAAATGCCACAAGTGTGGAAAAGTTCATTGGCTGTTGACTATCAATTACCGACATCATTCCCGTTTACCGTTACCCTGGAAGGTATCTATACTAAAAAGTTGAACGATGTGATGCTTGTGAATTATAATATGAAAGATCCTGATGACTCATGGCAGCGTTTCAAAGGGGCTGACGACCGCTACATTTACCCGGCAGTGGCAAACAGATATTATAACTACCATAATAATAACCCAATAGAAGCTCTGGTTCTGTCTAACAACAGTGAAGGATGGGGTGCAATCGGAAATATAACCCTTACGGCTCAACCTGTAAAAGACCTGAACTTGATGGCTGCTTATACCTATACCGAATCGAAAGAAATTTCAGGTATGCCCGGTAGTAGTGCCGGTTCTGCTTATGGTGGATTGATTGCTATCGACGGACCACATCTCCCTACTTTACAGCGCTCACAATATGTTACGCCTCATAGGGTTGTTTCCTCTATATCTTATAGAATTCCTTGGGAAAACAACATTCTTTTATCCAATACAACTCTTAATCTGTTCTATACTGGCTATTCGTATAGCGGGTATAGCTATACCTACAAAGGCGATATGAATGGTGATGGATACGCTGCTGATTTGATCTATATCCCATCGGGAAAAGGAGATATCAAATTTGCATCGGCTGAAGATGAAACCGCATTCTTTGCTTTCATGGAACAGGATAAATATTTGAAAGCGAATAAAGGAAAATATGCCGGAGCAAATGCTGTATTGGCACCTTGGTTACATAGATTTGATTTCCGTATTGCACGTGAGTTTTATGTGAATGTCGGACAAAGCAGGAATTCACTGGAGTTGAGTTTGGATTTCTTGAATGTAGGCAATTTGTTGAAAAGCACATGGGGTGTAATGAAAAATATGAGTTCTTCTAATGGTGGACAGATACTAGAACGTGTATCCACAGAAAATGATAATACCCCGGTATTTTCAATGGTGAAAATTAAAGATGCTGACGGGAATGACGTCTATCCTACACAGACGTTTACAACAAATTATTCACTTGATCAAACATGGCAGCTACAAGTTGGTGTCAGATATAAATTCAATTAA